In Tursiops truncatus isolate mTurTru1 chromosome 10, mTurTru1.mat.Y, whole genome shotgun sequence, the sequence GCTCCCTGTGGACCCTCATCGGGACACCATCCTCAGTGCCATCGAGCAGCACCCGGTGGTGGTCATCGCCGGGGACACGGGCTGTGGGAAGACCACGCGCATCCCCCAGCTGCTGCTGGAGCGCTACGTGACCGAGGGCCGAGGTGCTCGCTGCAACGTGATCATCACTCAGCCGCGCCGCATCTCGGCTGTGTCCGTGGCACAGCGGGTCAGCCACGAACTGGGCCCCTCCCTGCGCCGGAACGTGGGCTTCCAGGTGCGGTTGGAAAGCAAGCCTCCAGCCCGAGGTGGGGCTCTGCTGTTCTGTACCGTGGGCATCCTGCTACGGAAGCTGCAGAGCAACCCCAGCCTGGAGGGCGTGAGCCATGTAATCGTGGACGAGGTGCACGAGCGGGACGTGAACACGGACTTCCTGCTGATTCTGCTCAAGGGCCTGCAGCGGCTCAACCCGGCCCTGCGGCTGGTGCTCATGAGTGCCACAGGTGATAACGAGCGCTTCTCCCGCTACTTTGGTGGCTGCCCTGTCATCAAGGTGCCCGGCTTCATGTACCCTGTCAAGGAGCACTACCTGGAGGATATCCTGGCCAAGCTGGGCAAGCACCAGTACCCACACCGGCATCGGCACCACGAGGTGAGGGGATACGCCCGCCCCGTCCTGCCCACGGCTCCTGGCCTTTTCTCCATGgattcccctcctccttcccaagccttggtttccttgctAGAAATGGGAATGATCAGGCCTTCTTGACAAGGGTGTGGTGAGGGTTGGAGGTGATGTGTCACGTGCCTTGACCTCACCGAGTCGTGGTGGCCGTGTCCTGTGCACGACCCCTGGCCCCGGGGCTGTGACTGgcctctcttcccccaccccagtctgAGGATGAATGCGCTCTCGATTTGGACCTCGTGACTGATCTGGTTCTGCACATTGATGCCCGCGGGGAACCAGGTGGGTGCTTTCTTCTCTGCCCCGTGCCCACCCTGCTCTCCCATCTGCCGGGAGCCACTAGCTCATGCCTGCAGGGCCCTTTACAGGTGGGATCCTCTGCTTCCTGCCTGGGTGGCAGGAGATCAAAGGAGTGCAGCAACGCCTCCAGGAGGCCCTGGGCATGCATGAGAGCAAGTACCTCATCCTGCCAGGTGAGAGCATGTGTGCAAGGATGGTGGCCCCTAACACCAGGCTTGCCCTCTGTCCTGGGGAGTGACTCACCTGGGGCTCAGGGCCTTGGGTTTCTTAATAGGCTGCACTACTTTTTTGCTGGCTTTGTGACCTCTACTGGGCATATTACTGATCTGGACTTCAGTTTCATCAAAATAGGGTCAAAATCCCTGCCTGCCCTCATATGGGGAGGTTTTGGCTGGAGCAGTGCCCGTGACCAGTGTGTTCTTGCTGCCCACCAGTGCACTCCAACATCCCCATGATGGACCAGAAGGCCATATTCCAGCAGCCTCCCGTTGGCGTGCGCAAGATTGTCTTGGCCACCAACATTGCTGAGACCTCCATCACAATCAATGACATTGTGCACGTGGTGGACAGCGGTCTGCACAAGGAGGAACGCTACGACCTGAAGACCAAGGTGGCACCCAtctcctggccctgccccagcccagatctaccctgggcctgtgtgtctggagaaGGCCACACCTGTGGGATCTCCCTGTCCCTGCTGTGGGGGGCAGTTGAGGAGCTGAGTGAGGTGAAGGCCAGGCGCAGGGGAGCATGGAGGAAGGCGTGTGGTCTGTGTGGCTGctcacctgccccctcccccaggtgtcCTGCCTGGAGACCGTGTGGGTGTCACGAGCCAACGTGATCCAGCGCCGGGGCCGGGCGGGCCGCTGCCAGTCAGGCTTTGCCTACCACCTGTTCCCGCGGAGCCGGCTGGAGAAGATGGCCCCTTTCCAGGTGCCGGAGATCCTGCGCACGCCCCTTGAGAACCTGGTGCTGCAAGCCAAGATCCACATGCCAGAGAAGACGGTGCGGCAGAGGTGGGCGGAGTGGGCCCTGGGAACGTGCAGGTGGGGTGCGGGCTAACAGGCTCTGCCTCGTTCGTGCTGTAGGCAGTGGAGTTCCTCTCCAAGGCCGTGGACAGTCCAAACATCAAGGCGGTGGACGAGGCCGTGATCTTGCTCCAGGAGATCGGTGAGTGGTGCAGGGCTGGGCCGGGCTGCGGAATGGCTGTCAGGGGCGGGACTGACGGCTGAGCTTGCAGGGGTGCTGGACCAGCGGGAGTACCTGACCACTCTGGGGCAGCGCCTGGCCCACATCTCCACTGACCCACGGCTGGCCAAGGCCATAGTGTTGGCTGCCATCTTCCGTTGCCTGCACCCGCTGCTAGTGGTCGTTTCCTGCCTCACCCGGGACCCCTTCAGCAGCAGCCTGCAGAACCGGGCGGAGGTGGACAAGGTCAGACCCAATGCCTTTGCGTGGCCCTCTGTTCTCCCTTCCGGCCCTCCGCTCCCTTCGGTCCCGAGGTGGCTTCCTCTGGTCCCTGCCCTGTGACCCTGGCACCCGCCTCCCCTCCCAGGTGAAGGCACTGTTGAGCCACGACAGTGGCAGCGACCACCTGGCGTTCGTGCGGGCTGTGTCTGGCTGGGAGGAGGTGCTGCGCTGGCAGGACCGCAGCTCTCGTGAGAACTACCTGGAGGAAAACCTGCTCTATGCGCCCAGCCTGCGCTTCATCCACGGTCAGCGGGTCCCGAGCTGCCCTGAgtccctccacccttcccactCGTACTGGGCCGGTGCACAGTGAGCTGTGAACCAGGGGCCCTAGGTTCACCCTGACTTTGCCTCCCCAGGACTCATCAAGCAGTTCTCAGAGAACATTTATGAGGCTTTCCTGGTGGGGAAGCCCTCGGACTgcaccctggcctctgcccagtgCAACGAGTACAGTGAGGAGGAAGAGCTGGTGAAGGGTGTGCTGATGGCGGGTCTCTACCCCAACCTCATCCAGGTgctgccctggggagggggctccagGCCATGACCTCTCCTTCCATCCCAGCTCCTTGCTCAACCCACCCACCTTCTCCTTCATCCTTGCAGGTGAGGCAGGGCAAGGTGACCCGGCAGGGCAAGTTCAAGCCCAACAGTGTCACGTATAGGACCAAATCCGGCAACATCTTGCTGCACAAGTCGACCATTAACAGGTGGGGGACTGtcaggctggggcagggcagcTCGGGTGGTTCAGCAAGGGGCCTCACCCAGCTCTTTGTTCCCTAGGGAGGCCACACGGCTACGGAGCCGATGGCTGACGTATTTCATGGCTGTTAAGTCCAACGGCAGCGTCTTTGTCCGGGACTCCTCCCAGGTGCACCCACTAGCTGTGCTGCTACTCACCGACGGGGACGTCCACATCCGTGGTGGGTACCTGCACACCTCCTGCCCCACCGCTTCTCCGGCTGCTCTGCCTCCTCAGGGGTCCGGCCTCACTCACCCGGGCTCCCCGCGTCTCTCCCTTCCTCTAGATGATGGGCGCCGGGCCACCATCTCCCTTAGTGACAGCGACCTGCTGCGGCTGGAGGGCGACTCACGCACTGTGCGGCTGCTGCGGGAGCTGCGCCGGGCCCTGGGCCGCATGGTGGAGCGGAGCCTGCGCAGCGAGTTGGCTGCACTGCCGCCCTGCGTGCAGGAGGAGCACGGGCAGCTGCTTGCGCTGCTGGCGGAGCTGCTGCGCGGGCCCTGTGGCAGCTTTGATGTGCGCAAGACAGCTGACGACTAAGCCCCGTCTCCGCTGGGGCCATGTACAGAGtgcaaatgtttatttaaaataaagttctatTTATCCCTTGTGAGCATCGCTATCCGCTGGGGCTCCCCAAACCAAGAGGAAGAGTGAAGGCTCAGAAGGGAGGGCCCCAAAGTCTTAGGAGAGCAAGGGGCTTAGAACCCAGCCCTCAGGAGCTTGAACCACTCATGCGGGTTCTTGGCTTGTGCTGCTTGGCCCAGTCTAGTCGTCTTTGTCACAGCCG encodes:
- the DHX30 gene encoding ATP-dependent RNA helicase DHX30 isoform X2 is translated as MAAARGLMALAAGVSPRLRPLAPYTPGRQGRPRGLSTGCIRPDRTKAAAEAGAAPDGPEEGDGSMVNASRDLLKEFPQPKNLLNSVIGRALGISHAKDKLVYVHTNGPKKKKVTLHIKWPKSVEVEGYGSKKIDAERQAAAAACQLFKGWGLLGPRNELFDAAKYRVLADRFGSPADSWWRPEPTMPPTSWRQLNPESIRPGGPGGLSRSLGREEEEDEEEELEEGTIDVTEFLSMAQQDSHTPLRDSRGGSFEMTDDDSAIRALTQFPLPKNLLAKVIQIATSSSTAKNLMQFHTVGTKTKLSTLTLLWPCPMTFVAKGRRKAEAENKAAALACKKLKSLGLVDRNNEPLTHAMYNLASLRELGETQRRPCTIQVPEPILRKIETFLNHYPMDSSWISPELRLQSDDILPLGKDSGPLGDPITGKPYMPLSETEELRLSQSLLELWRRRGPVWQEAPQLPVDPHRDTILSAIEQHPVVVIAGDTGCGKTTRIPQLLLERYVTEGRGARCNVIITQPRRISAVSVAQRVSHELGPSLRRNVGFQVRLESKPPARGGALLFCTVGILLRKLQSNPSLEGVSHVIVDEVHERDVNTDFLLILLKGLQRLNPALRLVLMSATGDNERFSRYFGGCPVIKVPGFMYPVKEHYLEDILAKLGKHQYPHRHRHHESEDECALDLDLVTDLVLHIDARGEPGGILCFLPGWQEIKGVQQRLQEALGMHESKYLILPVHSNIPMMDQKAIFQQPPVGVRKIVLATNIAETSITINDIVHVVDSGLHKEERYDLKTKVAPISWPCPSPDLPWACVSGEGHTCGISLSLLWGAVEELSEVSCLETVWVSRANVIQRRGRAGRCQSGFAYHLFPRSRLEKMAPFQVPEILRTPLENLVLQAKIHMPEKTAVEFLSKAVDSPNIKAVDEAVILLQEIGVLDQREYLTTLGQRLAHISTDPRLAKAIVLAAIFRCLHPLLVVVSCLTRDPFSSSLQNRAEVDKVKALLSHDSGSDHLAFVRAVSGWEEVLRWQDRSSRENYLEENLLYAPSLRFIHGLIKQFSENIYEAFLVGKPSDCTLASAQCNEYSEEEELVKGVLMAGLYPNLIQVRQGKVTRQGKFKPNSVTYRTKSGNILLHKSTINREATRLRSRWLTYFMAVKSNGSVFVRDSSQVHPLAVLLLTDGDVHIRDDGRRATISLSDSDLLRLEGDSRTVRLLRELRRALGRMVERSLRSELAALPPCVQEEHGQLLALLAELLRGPCGSFDVRKTADD
- the DHX30 gene encoding ATP-dependent RNA helicase DHX30 isoform X7, which translates into the protein MFSLDSFRKDRAQHRQRQCKLPPPRLPPMCVNPAPGGTISRASRDLLKEFPQPKNLLNSVIGRALGISHAKDKLVYVHTNGPKKKKVTLHIKWPKSVEVEGYGSKKIDAERQAAAAACQLFKGWGLLGPRNELFDAAKYRVLADRFGSPADSWWRPEPTMPPTSWRQLNPESIRPGGPGGLSRSLGREEEEDEEEELEEGTIDVTEFLSMAQQDSHTPLRDSRGGSFEMTDDDSAIRALTQFPLPKNLLAKVIQIATSSSTAKNLMQFHTVGTKTKLSTLTLLWPCPMTFVAKGRRKAEAENKAAALACKKLKSLGLVDRNNEPLTHAMYNLASLRELGETQRRPCTIQVPEPILRKIETFLNHYPMDSSWISPELRLQSDDILPLGKDSGPLGDPITGKPYMPLSETEELRLSQSLLELWRRRGPVWQEAPQLPVDPHRDTILSAIEQHPVVVIAGDTGCGKTTRIPQLLLERYVTEGRGARCNVIITQPRRISAVSVAQRVSHELGPSLRRNVGFQVRLESKPPARGGALLFCTVGILLRKLQSNPSLEGVSHVIVDEVHERDVNTDFLLILLKGLQRLNPALRLVLMSATGDNERFSRYFGGCPVIKVPGFMYPVKEHYLEDILAKLGKHQYPHRHRHHESEDECALDLDLVTDLVLHIDARGEPGGILCFLPGWQEIKGVQQRLQEALGMHESKYLILPVHSNIPMMDQKAIFQQPPVGVRKIVLATNIAETSITINDIVHVVDSGLHKEERYDLKTKVSCLETVWVSRANVIQRRGRAGRCQSGFAYHLFPRSRLEKMAPFQVPEILRTPLENLVLQAKIHMPEKTAVEFLSKAVDSPNIKAVDEAVILLQEIGVLDQREYLTTLGQRLAHISTDPRLAKAIVLAAIFRCLHPLLVVVSCLTRDPFSSSLQNRAEVDKVKALLSHDSGSDHLAFVRAVSGWEEVLRWQDRSSRENYLEENLLYAPSLRFIHGLIKQFSENIYEAFLVGKPSDCTLASAQCNEYSEEEELVKGVLMAGLYPNLIQVRQGKVTRQGKFKPNSVTYRTKSGNILLHKSTINREATRLRSRWLTYFMAVKSNGSVFVRDSSQVHPLAVLLLTDGDVHIRDDGRRATISLSDSDLLRLEGDSRTVRLLRELRRALGRMVERSLRSELAALPPCVQEEHGQLLALLAELLRGPCGSFDVRKTADD
- the DHX30 gene encoding ATP-dependent RNA helicase DHX30 isoform X5, giving the protein MDLKDSSPGFQLSLLARNVQPGLIQKRSGPAQAASVQTSPTPSSTHVCQPCPWRDHFSRLNVNISNMAASRDLLKEFPQPKNLLNSVIGRALGISHAKDKLVYVHTNGPKKKKVTLHIKWPKSVEVEGYGSKKIDAERQAAAAACQLFKGWGLLGPRNELFDAAKYRVLADRFGSPADSWWRPEPTMPPTSWRQLNPESIRPGGPGGLSRSLGREEEEDEEEELEEGTIDVTEFLSMAQQDSHTPLRDSRGGSFEMTDDDSAIRALTQFPLPKNLLAKVIQIATSSSTAKNLMQFHTVGTKTKLSTLTLLWPCPMTFVAKGRRKAEAENKAAALACKKLKSLGLVDRNNEPLTHAMYNLASLRELGETQRRPCTIQVPEPILRKIETFLNHYPMDSSWISPELRLQSDDILPLGKDSGPLGDPITGKPYMPLSETEELRLSQSLLELWRRRGPVWQEAPQLPVDPHRDTILSAIEQHPVVVIAGDTGCGKTTRIPQLLLERYVTEGRGARCNVIITQPRRISAVSVAQRVSHELGPSLRRNVGFQVRLESKPPARGGALLFCTVGILLRKLQSNPSLEGVSHVIVDEVHERDVNTDFLLILLKGLQRLNPALRLVLMSATGDNERFSRYFGGCPVIKVPGFMYPVKEHYLEDILAKLGKHQYPHRHRHHESEDECALDLDLVTDLVLHIDARGEPGGILCFLPGWQEIKGVQQRLQEALGMHESKYLILPVHSNIPMMDQKAIFQQPPVGVRKIVLATNIAETSITINDIVHVVDSGLHKEERYDLKTKVSCLETVWVSRANVIQRRGRAGRCQSGFAYHLFPRSRLEKMAPFQVPEILRTPLENLVLQAKIHMPEKTAVEFLSKAVDSPNIKAVDEAVILLQEIGVLDQREYLTTLGQRLAHISTDPRLAKAIVLAAIFRCLHPLLVVVSCLTRDPFSSSLQNRAEVDKVKALLSHDSGSDHLAFVRAVSGWEEVLRWQDRSSRENYLEENLLYAPSLRFIHGLIKQFSENIYEAFLVGKPSDCTLASAQCNEYSEEEELVKGVLMAGLYPNLIQVRQGKVTRQGKFKPNSVTYRTKSGNILLHKSTINREATRLRSRWLTYFMAVKSNGSVFVRDSSQVHPLAVLLLTDGDVHIRDDGRRATISLSDSDLLRLEGDSRTVRLLRELRRALGRMVERSLRSELAALPPCVQEEHGQLLALLAELLRGPCGSFDVRKTADD
- the DHX30 gene encoding ATP-dependent RNA helicase DHX30 isoform X3 — encoded protein: MFSLDSFRKDRAQHRQRQCKLPPPRLPPMCVNPAPGGTISRASRDLLKEFPQPKNLLNSVIGRALGISHAKDKLVYVHTNGPKKKKVTLHIKWPKSVEVEGYGSKKIDAERQAAAAACQLFKGWGLLGPRNELFDAAKYRVLADRFGSPADSWWRPEPTMPPTSWRQLNPESIRPGGPGGLSRSLGREEEEDEEEELEEGTIDVTEFLSMAQQDSHTPLRDSRGGSFEMTDDDSAIRALTQFPLPKNLLAKVIQIATSSSTAKNLMQFHTVGTKTKLSTLTLLWPCPMTFVAKGRRKAEAENKAAALACKKLKSLGLVDRNNEPLTHAMYNLASLRELGETQRRPCTIQVPEPILRKIETFLNHYPMDSSWISPELRLQSDDILPLGKDSGPLGDPITGKPYMPLSETEELRLSQSLLELWRRRGPVWQEAPQLPVDPHRDTILSAIEQHPVVVIAGDTGCGKTTRIPQLLLERYVTEGRGARCNVIITQPRRISAVSVAQRVSHELGPSLRRNVGFQVRLESKPPARGGALLFCTVGILLRKLQSNPSLEGVSHVIVDEVHERDVNTDFLLILLKGLQRLNPALRLVLMSATGDNERFSRYFGGCPVIKVPGFMYPVKEHYLEDILAKLGKHQYPHRHRHHESEDECALDLDLVTDLVLHIDARGEPGGILCFLPGWQEIKGVQQRLQEALGMHESKYLILPVHSNIPMMDQKAIFQQPPVGVRKIVLATNIAETSITINDIVHVVDSGLHKEERYDLKTKVAPISWPCPSPDLPWACVSGEGHTCGISLSLLWGAVEELSEVSCLETVWVSRANVIQRRGRAGRCQSGFAYHLFPRSRLEKMAPFQVPEILRTPLENLVLQAKIHMPEKTAVEFLSKAVDSPNIKAVDEAVILLQEIGVLDQREYLTTLGQRLAHISTDPRLAKAIVLAAIFRCLHPLLVVVSCLTRDPFSSSLQNRAEVDKVKALLSHDSGSDHLAFVRAVSGWEEVLRWQDRSSRENYLEENLLYAPSLRFIHGLIKQFSENIYEAFLVGKPSDCTLASAQCNEYSEEEELVKGVLMAGLYPNLIQVRQGKVTRQGKFKPNSVTYRTKSGNILLHKSTINREATRLRSRWLTYFMAVKSNGSVFVRDSSQVHPLAVLLLTDGDVHIRDDGRRATISLSDSDLLRLEGDSRTVRLLRELRRALGRMVERSLRSELAALPPCVQEEHGQLLALLAELLRGPCGSFDVRKTADD
- the DHX30 gene encoding ATP-dependent RNA helicase DHX30 isoform X6; amino-acid sequence: MAAARGLMALAAGVSPRLRPLAPYTPGRQGRPRGLSTGCIRPDRTKAAAEAGAAPDGPEEGDGSMVNASRDLLKEFPQPKNLLNSVIGRALGISHAKDKLVYVHTNGPKKKKVTLHIKWPKSVEVEGYGSKKIDAERQAAAAACQLFKGWGLLGPRNELFDAAKYRVLADRFGSPADSWWRPEPTMPPTSWRQLNPESIRPGGPGGLSRSLGREEEEDEEEELEEGTIDVTEFLSMAQQDSHTPLRDSRGGSFEMTDDDSAIRALTQFPLPKNLLAKVIQIATSSSTAKNLMQFHTVGTKTKLSTLTLLWPCPMTFVAKGRRKAEAENKAAALACKKLKSLGLVDRNNEPLTHAMYNLASLRELGETQRRPCTIQVPEPILRKIETFLNHYPMDSSWISPELRLQSDDILPLGKDSGPLGDPITGKPYMPLSETEELRLSQSLLELWRRRGPVWQEAPQLPVDPHRDTILSAIEQHPVVVIAGDTGCGKTTRIPQLLLERYVTEGRGARCNVIITQPRRISAVSVAQRVSHELGPSLRRNVGFQVRLESKPPARGGALLFCTVGILLRKLQSNPSLEGVSHVIVDEVHERDVNTDFLLILLKGLQRLNPALRLVLMSATGDNERFSRYFGGCPVIKVPGFMYPVKEHYLEDILAKLGKHQYPHRHRHHESEDECALDLDLVTDLVLHIDARGEPGGILCFLPGWQEIKGVQQRLQEALGMHESKYLILPVHSNIPMMDQKAIFQQPPVGVRKIVLATNIAETSITINDIVHVVDSGLHKEERYDLKTKVSCLETVWVSRANVIQRRGRAGRCQSGFAYHLFPRSRLEKMAPFQVPEILRTPLENLVLQAKIHMPEKTAVEFLSKAVDSPNIKAVDEAVILLQEIGVLDQREYLTTLGQRLAHISTDPRLAKAIVLAAIFRCLHPLLVVVSCLTRDPFSSSLQNRAEVDKVKALLSHDSGSDHLAFVRAVSGWEEVLRWQDRSSRENYLEENLLYAPSLRFIHGLIKQFSENIYEAFLVGKPSDCTLASAQCNEYSEEEELVKGVLMAGLYPNLIQVRQGKVTRQGKFKPNSVTYRTKSGNILLHKSTINREATRLRSRWLTYFMAVKSNGSVFVRDSSQVHPLAVLLLTDGDVHIRDDGRRATISLSDSDLLRLEGDSRTVRLLRELRRALGRMVERSLRSELAALPPCVQEEHGQLLALLAELLRGPCGSFDVRKTADD
- the DHX30 gene encoding ATP-dependent RNA helicase DHX30 isoform X4 yields the protein MDLKDSSPGFQLSLLARNVQPGLIQKRSGPAQAASVQTSPTPSSTHVCQPCPWRDHFSRLNVNISNMAASRDLLKEFPQPKNLLNSVIGRALGISHAKDKLVYVHTNGPKKKKVTLHIKWPKSVEVEGYGSKKIDAERQAAAAACQLFKGWGLLGPRNELFDAAKYRVLADRFGSPADSWWRPEPTMPPTSWRQLNPESIRPGGPGGLSRSLGREEEEDEEEELEEGTIDVTEFLSMAQQDSHTPLRDSRGGSFEMTDDDSAIRALTQFPLPKNLLAKVIQIATSSSTAKNLMQFHTVGTKTKLSTLTLLWPCPMTFVAKGRRKAEAENKAAALACKKLKSLGLVDRNNEPLTHAMYNLASLRELGETQRRPCTIQVPEPILRKIETFLNHYPMDSSWISPELRLQSDDILPLGKDSGPLGDPITGKPYMPLSETEELRLSQSLLELWRRRGPVWQEAPQLPVDPHRDTILSAIEQHPVVVIAGDTGCGKTTRIPQLLLERYVTEGRGARCNVIITQPRRISAVSVAQRVSHELGPSLRRNVGFQVRLESKPPARGGALLFCTVGILLRKLQSNPSLEGVSHVIVDEVHERDVNTDFLLILLKGLQRLNPALRLVLMSATGDNERFSRYFGGCPVIKVPGFMYPVKEHYLEDILAKLGKHQYPHRHRHHESEDECALDLDLVTDLVLHIDARGEPVHSNIPMMDQKAIFQQPPVGVRKIVLATNIAETSITINDIVHVVDSGLHKEERYDLKTKVAPISWPCPSPDLPWACVSGEGHTCGISLSLLWGAVEELSEVSCLETVWVSRANVIQRRGRAGRCQSGFAYHLFPRSRLEKMAPFQVPEILRTPLENLVLQAKIHMPEKTAVEFLSKAVDSPNIKAVDEAVILLQEIGVLDQREYLTTLGQRLAHISTDPRLAKAIVLAAIFRCLHPLLVVVSCLTRDPFSSSLQNRAEVDKVKALLSHDSGSDHLAFVRAVSGWEEVLRWQDRSSRENYLEENLLYAPSLRFIHGLIKQFSENIYEAFLVGKPSDCTLASAQCNEYSEEEELVKGVLMAGLYPNLIQVRQGKVTRQGKFKPNSVTYRTKSGNILLHKSTINREATRLRSRWLTYFMAVKSNGSVFVRDSSQVHPLAVLLLTDGDVHIRDDGRRATISLSDSDLLRLEGDSRTVRLLRELRRALGRMVERSLRSELAALPPCVQEEHGQLLALLAELLRGPCGSFDVRKTADD
- the DHX30 gene encoding ATP-dependent RNA helicase DHX30 isoform X1, whose protein sequence is MDLKDSSPGFQLSLLARNVQPGLIQKRSGPAQAASVQTSPTPSSTHVCQPCPWRDHFSRLNVNISNMAASRDLLKEFPQPKNLLNSVIGRALGISHAKDKLVYVHTNGPKKKKVTLHIKWPKSVEVEGYGSKKIDAERQAAAAACQLFKGWGLLGPRNELFDAAKYRVLADRFGSPADSWWRPEPTMPPTSWRQLNPESIRPGGPGGLSRSLGREEEEDEEEELEEGTIDVTEFLSMAQQDSHTPLRDSRGGSFEMTDDDSAIRALTQFPLPKNLLAKVIQIATSSSTAKNLMQFHTVGTKTKLSTLTLLWPCPMTFVAKGRRKAEAENKAAALACKKLKSLGLVDRNNEPLTHAMYNLASLRELGETQRRPCTIQVPEPILRKIETFLNHYPMDSSWISPELRLQSDDILPLGKDSGPLGDPITGKPYMPLSETEELRLSQSLLELWRRRGPVWQEAPQLPVDPHRDTILSAIEQHPVVVIAGDTGCGKTTRIPQLLLERYVTEGRGARCNVIITQPRRISAVSVAQRVSHELGPSLRRNVGFQVRLESKPPARGGALLFCTVGILLRKLQSNPSLEGVSHVIVDEVHERDVNTDFLLILLKGLQRLNPALRLVLMSATGDNERFSRYFGGCPVIKVPGFMYPVKEHYLEDILAKLGKHQYPHRHRHHESEDECALDLDLVTDLVLHIDARGEPGGILCFLPGWQEIKGVQQRLQEALGMHESKYLILPVHSNIPMMDQKAIFQQPPVGVRKIVLATNIAETSITINDIVHVVDSGLHKEERYDLKTKVAPISWPCPSPDLPWACVSGEGHTCGISLSLLWGAVEELSEVSCLETVWVSRANVIQRRGRAGRCQSGFAYHLFPRSRLEKMAPFQVPEILRTPLENLVLQAKIHMPEKTAVEFLSKAVDSPNIKAVDEAVILLQEIGVLDQREYLTTLGQRLAHISTDPRLAKAIVLAAIFRCLHPLLVVVSCLTRDPFSSSLQNRAEVDKVKALLSHDSGSDHLAFVRAVSGWEEVLRWQDRSSRENYLEENLLYAPSLRFIHGLIKQFSENIYEAFLVGKPSDCTLASAQCNEYSEEEELVKGVLMAGLYPNLIQVRQGKVTRQGKFKPNSVTYRTKSGNILLHKSTINREATRLRSRWLTYFMAVKSNGSVFVRDSSQVHPLAVLLLTDGDVHIRDDGRRATISLSDSDLLRLEGDSRTVRLLRELRRALGRMVERSLRSELAALPPCVQEEHGQLLALLAELLRGPCGSFDVRKTADD